The genome window GACGACATCGTTTCCGGCGGCTACGAACGGGCCATCGCCGACGGCGCGGAAGAGCTGCTGGCCTGGCTGAAAAAGCGCGGCCGCACGCCGCGGGTGATGATGATCTTCGTCACCTGCCTCGACGACCTGCTCGGCACCGACCACGAGGCGCTGGCGGCGGAACTGCACGAGCGCCATCCCGAAGTGCGCTTCATCGACTGCCACATGAACCCCATCACCACCGACACGAAAGTGCCGCCGGCCGTGAACATCCGCAACAAGATCTATTCCACGCTGGACGTGGCCGAACGGAAAGACGGCGGCGTCAATTTGATCGGCAGCCTCGTGCCGCTGCTGAAAGACGGCGAGTATTACGATCTGCTGGCGCGCATGGGCGCGGCTCCCGCGCGGCAGATCACCGACTTTTCGACGTTCGACGGGTTCCAGCAGATGGCGCGCAGCCGCCTGAACGTGGTTCTGGCGCCGCCGGGCGTTTACGCGGCGGAGCAGATGGAGAAAAAGCACGGCACGCCCTGGCTGCGGGCGCTGGTCAGCTACGACCC of Pyramidobacter piscolens W5455 contains these proteins:
- a CDS encoding nitrogenase component 1, translated to MSCGVCASCGGEPFRGTLTYTSPAHGGWGVARMGQLLPESYQLFAGPAACGRHGALSACLQGRKDTIAYLYLSEDDIVSGGYERAIADGAEELLAWLKKRGRTPRVMMIFVTCLDDLLGTDHEALAAELHERHPEVRFIDCHMNPITTDTKVPPAVNIRNKIYSTLDVAERKDGGVNLIGSLVPLLKDGEYYDLLARMGAAPARQITDFSTFDGFQQMARSRLNVVLAPPGVYAAEQMEKKHGTPWLRALVSYDP